Part of the Cottoperca gobio chromosome 1, fCotGob3.1, whole genome shotgun sequence genome, AAAATTCACGATTTTCACGATCTGTCCTGAGCATGTCAAAGGTTGAAGAAAAAATCTTTTTGATTTGGATTTGATCTGTTTTCTTCTACAATCCCCACCATTACCAACACATTCAATTGCTAAACATTTCCTATTATcacatatattatttttttagtttttctttcattataaTATGTGCAAAccactttttgttatttttatatttacatttccttttcatTCGTATATTATAAATCATGCACAACCTGTCTAATCAACCTATTCATCGTGGTGTAAATAAAgcaaatttaaatttaaattttagagaaaggagagacagagagattttttatttatttgctcaaATCTAAAATTACAAAATACTATGATgctgtattaaaaacaaacagaaaaagatgtgaactaattaataaaatatacacaaatgcataatttaatttaagattaGTCCAAAAATAATTCCATTCTTTACAACGGAACATAATAgcacaatattaatataattatatataatatataataagatataattattaatataataatacattttaaagcgCTACACGTTAGTGAACTCCTTCACATTGTTTGTGAAAACTGTAATCCACTTCCACTCTGGCCttcagatgcagagagagagagataggaaaacaaaatgtgttgagAACTCCTTATGACAACAACTTAGTATTACTTAGCAGTATTTATTTgatgtaaatatacattttacctaaatacacagacacacacacacacacacacacacacacacacacacacacacacacacacacacacacacacacacacacacacacacacacacacacacacacacacacacacacacacagcatggcTGGTTAAGTGCTCACTGTAGTGAGTACACTGCCCTGTGAACACCAGCAGGTGTCTCTGCTTATCCCTCTCTTTAGTGGCCGAGCAGCTGACTGGAGTTTGAAGCTTTTCAACATCTGCAtttcattttttcctttttcacttccttcctggttttgtttttataatgtggTTAAGAATTTCATGACACAAGTCTGAGTATGTTTTGGTCTGACAGATGATTTTAAACGACGACTGCGTCAGGTTTAGATGTGCTTCTAGACGACTTCCATCAGGGACACATTTagttcatttcactttttctttataattcgtctgtttcctgtttttgctCTATAcggcaataaaacatttatatttccatCACATATATTTAGTAACCTGAGCTAATAGTGACAACATTTGTAccatctttatttcttttctaCACCCATATATCCATATGTATGTGCTGCTAATGACTTGTAGGATTATTAAGAACTTTCTTTACATTCTTGATTTAAATCTCTGTAGAAAAATACTAAACTCACATTGCTGGTGCACTTTTcaccatatttattttaaccagCAAAGGACGATGTGCTTATCACCAACCAGCAatgcaaaacaatatttcaaGAATCATTTAATAActctttaataattaatattttaaacacagtGGTCATACATAGTTAATATCTAACTGCAGACTGTTTACTGCAGCCTTCTGTTTACCTTCCTCACGTCTCACAATGTTTAATTCAAATCTGttttaacatattatattatatgtagtatgtatCATCCctcaaaatgtgcaaaatacaatattacaatatcTGCATCTCTTATCTCTCCTGTCGGTTTATTTAtaagacacacaagcacaaaggTTTTCTGTTGCTTGGTTGTAATGATGTTAAACTATCAGAGCATTGGTTGCAGCAAAACTGGAAGAACAATTCAGCCCAAATGGTGAAGTGGACTCTTTCTGAGTGCTTGGTTTTAATACAGTAGacgtgaagcagcagcagcagcagcagcagcagcagcagcagcagcagcagcagcagcagcagcagcagcagcagcagtagagaatatatatttaatgatttCCTATGTTTTCAAGCTACATCCAAAAATCACATAGCCTGGATTATTTGAATGATCAACTAGAATTTGATTAATATGCAAATTTCCGAACAAACTGTTCCATTTGAGCCTTCAGCGCAGCCTAATTAATCAACAGTTAAAGGAAATTAATACATACATCAATTCTGTCAGGAACATGCTTAGTTCAATCGCCCGTAAAATTGAAGTTTGAAGTATTAACTGGCTCCACAGGAAGGCTATGATTAAAACTCTACAATTCAGGCAATGCAGGCAAATATAAAGTCATTTACAGATcccctttttttatatatatattcaataataataattaggatcatataataataataataataataatacgttgATGGAtgctgattgttttttttatgctgtttttgagaagaaaaaatggaaaaatccaactaatttgtgtattttaaagcTGGCCTTTACTGCTGTCGCCTGACCAGTGTCTGAAATATTAATTTACACTTTACACCTAAGACTGTTTTTCACAAggtgcaaataataataaaataaagagagaagaagagaaagagagggggagtaACATAGGGGAGGGGAAGggatgaaaagagagagggCTGTAGTATTGTTTCAGTAGGGACTCATGCATCAAACTTCAATTTTCCGGACGATTGAAGTAGTGATTTTTTCCATCTTGAAGTGAAATACTGAAATACACTTAAGACCTCCAGATTAATTACCACGAAGTGGTCCCACAGACTGTAGTATTACTTATCACCGGGCCCGCCTGACAAGGCCTCATAAAATAAGCAAGTGAAATCCATAAACTTAGCCTGCCTTAACACTCTCTCCCTTCATAAATATGCTTGATTCAGAATAGGCTgcagagcacaaacacacacaaacacacacacacacacaaacacacacacacacacacacatacacgcacacaaacacacacacacgcacacacacacacacacacacgcacacacacacacacacacacacacacacacacacacacacacacacacatacatgtaataTACGCCTAGAAAGGATTAGTTTTTGGAAATTAGTTTTAAATCGACATTTTTGCAAgtcaatttacaaaataattcaaTTGAATTTTTCTTATTTAGGGTTAGCCTACCTTCGATTAActaaacattattataataaataagaattaAAGGAAACCTACTATTTAGCATTTCTAAGcagtatataaaatgtatataataaatgGATCATAACACACTATAATACAGTTTGCAGGCAGATATAAGgatattttaatgtgtttattaaaaggCAGTATTTGTAAACATTTCAAACTTTTcctatgaaaatatattttgtattatttcaactgtgtgtttattatattgTCCTTGATAATCTGTTGAAACAGCAGAGTCCATTATGGGAGCCCACACGAGGGGGTATGGTTgttcataaatacattaataaacacttatatctgcttacaactacattataatgtgttataacccatttattaaatgatacTTATACATTATAAATAGAGGGAATTAAAGTAAAGTGCTACTGATTTTTTTTAGTATAGGACTAATTTGCCTTCAGATAATTTACAATAGCTTGAACTAAGTGCTTACAGGCCTATAAATGTATTCAGGTTGtcctgaattaaaaaaaaaaaaagtaagaaaaaataaaataaaatccaacacTATAAAACAAGTCACAAGAAGACAGCCCTACTTATCATTTCTTTGTACAGAGAGAGTTAAACGGGAGGAGAGCCTTTTGAgttcctctctttctcacatCACCATGTTTTCAGCTTCATTAAACTCcttaaagacaaaagaaataaagaagaagaagaaaagagatgaaaagaaaaccaACAAAGGACTCCCCTAACCAGACTTTGGCATAAATGTCACAGACTAAACTCTTTATAGCTGCCTacttaacattaaaaacacttccAACAAAATCCATTTCTTGTTTAGAAAACGTTTCTTGGACAGAAGTCAAACATATTATTCTAGAGCTAAAAAGCGGAGAAAGACAAGCGGCTCACAGAAAAGGGGCAGTTTCATTGTAATTCATTGACTTGTTCAAAACGCCAGGCAAAGAAAAGGGCTAGACATTAATAGCCGCAGATGCCCTCATGAAGGGAGAGTCTATGTAGGCATTATGGCCTTTGTTCGCGCCCAGTTAAACTGTTTAAAAGGAGGGTTAACTCAATCCATCAAATTGTCTGAAATTGTGAGGAAATTTCAAAAACCATATGGCCTCCAAACGTTTGCGTCCTTTTTGTGCGGTGGGACACACTTGTCTCAGTATTGCTGCCTGCGGGGGACCGGCCCTGCTCCTTTGTGGCTCGTCCCATCAGGGAACGCTGCTCATTTGTCCCCACTTTTCATGCTTTACGCTCAAAATTACGGCCCAGTCCTGCAGAACAAAAAAGGTCTATAAAAGGCCCGGAGAAACTGGCCcaaaactttgtgtttttgtggcatCCTCGTCTTTTTTTCCCCCGGCACCAGATTTGTGTTTCTCACATAAATTTTTGCCACGAATGGAGAAACACGTCTTAGGGTCAAGAAGCCACGATACGCATTTAGTGTGTGAAAGGAGATGTGAGATTCCGGGCCACAAAATGTTTAGAGCATCCTAGTAGAAAAGGACACAAAGGGACAAAATAGTTTAGTATAATAACTCTAAATAGGCCGCTTTTGATAGGCTCACACGCCCAGATTTGGCAAGGAGAGCGTGTTTctaaaatcttgtttttgtcctcacgagatgaaaaagaaaaaaccagGCTATTATAttcatgataaaaaaaaaactcgATATTAATTCAAGAATTACAACATAAAAGATATATTCAGAAAAGCCATTTTATTCCCATAGTAGCCTATATACATTACAGTCTGTGCATTGGTTTTTCAAATAATGTCCTGATTTTAGAAAGGCACTTACAGGTgtacaaaacataacaaatttTTATAACTGTAAATCTATTGTATCCAAACAATAAATCTAAAAAGTAGCCTATAGCTTGTCAAAATCACCGCAatattcatttttctttctcgcCGTCGCGTGAGCATTCCCATAAAACGCATAAATGTCCGAGTTTGCCTccgatcatcatcatcatcatcatcatgcacCGCAGCATCGGGACGCCAAATATCAACTGAAgtcaaaggggggggggggggtccagtcagatgatgaggaggatgtggaggagaagaagaagagccggCAGTGACAAAGTGACTAAATGACGATTTGGctcacagaaaaaacacaaaaaatattaaataaaaaaagaaatattaaagtaaaaataaatagataatgaTCACAAATCAAATCATGCATTTACATGCAAAAACTATGAAAATCTGGAGTACTTTCATTGTGGTGTGTGAGGGTAGGCCTTATAGGAAAAGCGATGGaaacaggtgtgtgtatgtgagtgtgtgtgtgtgcgtgtgtgtgtgtgtgtgtgtgtgtgtgtgtgtgtgtgtgtgtgtgtgtgtgtgcgtgtgcgtgtgcgtgtagaTAAGtgtaggtgtgtttgtgtgcgtgttggCCTAtggtgtaaaaaaataataagttaCTTTTAGACCATATTGCTTTGATTGCAAGAAGTAAGAGTTTGCTAATGAATACATTGTAAAATACCACTGCATATTTCTTGTTCTGTGTTCATGCTTCACTATGAATAGGTCTATCTGTGCCGATATAAAAGTCATTACATTTTGGTACATGTTCTGAGATATGGTATACAATATAAGCAGTAAGTTACAAGTCCTCGTGAGGATTTTTTtcattgtctttttgtgtctctcgACCTTCCAGCCCCACGCTGTGCCATCAGTCATCCACATCAATCTCTACGTCCTCGTCCTCTGAGCACTCTTTACTAGTTGTGTGGTCTGAGAACGGAGACAGCGGCGAATTCCGCAGTTTCTGAGCGAGCTCGTGATCCTTCTGGCTGACCCGCGCGGGGGAATTGGGTCGCGGGTGGCCCAGCGTGCCGTTGGCGCATTTCTCCAGGTCCGCCAGTTTGGCGAGTTTGTCCAATGGGACCTGGCCGACGGCCTTGGCCGACTCCACGTCGGCCTTCATCTCCTCCAGGTCCCGTTTTAGCTTGGCCCTCCGGTTCTGAAACCACGTGATGACCTGCGCGTTCGTCAGGCCCAGCTGCTGTGCGATCTGGTCCCGGTCGGCCGGGGACAGGTACTTCTGGTACAGGAAGCGCTTCTCCAGCTCGTAGATTTGGTGATTGGTGAACGCCGTCCGAGACTTCCGACGCTTCTTCGGGGTGCTTCTCGTGCCGAAGAGAGTCATCCCGTCCCGGCCtgtgagggagagacagaggccgAGTGAGAATCATTGaatcctgcagctgcagcagggctCCCTCTGCACCGCTGCAGCAGTGTGCGCGTAAAAGTGAGGCTCACGCAAATATAGAAATGAAAGTGATCCTATTTGTAAAACAGTCAAGCCGTTAGCTCTTGTGGGAACAGGTAATTACAAGGATATTACATAGACACCACTGGGAAATATTGAGCACTAGACACATGAGACCCTAATATTAAAGAAAAGCTATGGCGATTTATTCCATTCAGCCTAGCCCAGAACATTAACACGCCTTTGTTCGATAAGAGGAAAAGTATGCATTcgtgaaaatgtttcttctggCTTTTAAACAAGcacatttaataaatgcattgcatgacaaagtgcaaaataaaTGGTGTTACTAAATGGTTATTTTCTATCTTATGCAAGCCATATCATTATAATAAGGAAAAAACTGAGAAACGCCCAATATTAAATTCTAAAAAGGTGTATTTCAACTgtattttttttgggatggagATTTACCTTCCGCAGCCTGTAAAACGCTGACTTCAAGACCCTTGAAGGTCTTGCTGGCCAGCTCCTCCAGCGCGCAGAGCGGGG contains:
- the lbx1b gene encoding transcription factor LBX1b: MMTSKEVAKCDAVENRRRSPLDHLPPPANSNKPLTPFSIEDILNKPSVKRSYTICGTAHLISSSEKHRPSSIPLSSRALLNQTSPLCALEELASKTFKGLEVSVLQAAEGRDGMTLFGTRSTPKKRRKSRTAFTNHQIYELEKRFLYQKYLSPADRDQIAQQLGLTNAQVITWFQNRRAKLKRDLEEMKADVESAKAVGQVPLDKLAKLADLEKCANGTLGHPRPNSPARVSQKDHELAQKLRNSPLSPFSDHTTSKECSEDEDVEIDVDD